A stretch of the Pogoniulus pusillus isolate bPogPus1 chromosome 14, bPogPus1.pri, whole genome shotgun sequence genome encodes the following:
- the PEX2 gene encoding peroxisome biogenesis factor 2, with amino-acid sequence MASSTGNERSVNPVLRVSQLDALELNKALEQLVWTQFTSCFSGFKPGVLAHLEPEIKASLWLILWRFTVYSKNATVGQAILNIQYKNSFSQTEKYQGLSKQQKLWYLALTVGGRWLEERCYDLCSSRPLQSLCKVKSLINVGTGLVKLCGLLNFLVFLQQGRFATLTERVLGIQAVFSRPQGVRQLGFDYMNRELLWHGFAEFLIYLLPFINLQKIKLKISSWCVPVAGLPSSEQAAAAQCRECSLCGEWPSLPHTIGCSHVFCYYCIKSNYLHDLDFTCPKCGSEVQSLQPLKHKIEMTELHG; translated from the coding sequence ATGGCCTCCAGCACTGGAAATGAAAGGAGCGTGAACCCTGTGCTCAGAGTAAGCCAACTGGATGCCCTTGAGCTGAACAAAGCCCTGGAGCAACTTGTGTGGACCCAGTTTACCAGCTGCTTTAGTGGCTTCAAACCAGGCGTGCTGGCTCATCTGGAGCCAGAAATAAAAGCTTCCTTGTGGCTGATACTCTGGAGGTTCACTGTGTATTCTAAGAACGCCACAGTGGGCCAGGCCATCCTGAACATCCAGTACAAGAACAGCTTCTCCCAGACGGAGAAGTACCAAGGCctgagcaagcagcagaagctgtggtACCTCGCCCTCACCGTTGGTGGCAGGTGGCTGGAAGAGAGGTGTTACGATTTATGCAGTAGCCGCCCGCTGCAGTCTCTCTGCAAAGTCAAGAGCCTGATCAATGTTGGCACTGGGCTGGTTaagctctgtggcctcctcaaTTTCCTGGTCTTCcttcagcagggcaggttcGCCACGCTCACGGAGCGTGTCCTGGGCATCCAGGCGGTGTTCAGCAGGCCACAGGGCGTCCGCCAGCTGGGCTTTGACTACATGAACAGGGAGCTCCTCTGGCACGGCTTTGCTGAGTTTCTCATCTACCTGCTGCCCTTTATCAACCTCCAGAAAATCAAGCTGAAGATTTCTTCTTGGTGTGTGCCTGTCGCAGGGCTTCCCAGCAgcgagcaggcagcagccgcTCAGTGCAGGGAGTGCTCCCTGTGTGGAGAGTGGCCTTCCCTGCCTCACACCATCGGCTGCTCCCACGTCTTTTGTTACTACTGCATTAAAAGCAACTATCTGCATGATCTGGACTTTACGTGTCCTAAATGTGGCTCAGaggtgcagagcctgcagccgcTCAAGCACAAAATTGAAATGACAGAACTGCATGGCTGA